From one Mytilus edulis chromosome 1, xbMytEdul2.2, whole genome shotgun sequence genomic stretch:
- the LOC139500467 gene encoding protein FAM110B-like, with translation MSELLCVKVVEQITKLIMSLAITSISNTPDKIINKGADFFRRSSSSNRGLFDRRRKSAVELLNASKGEYVKSVSVLKQKQELKHPENLHVSTRPKSIVLGAEPRSKSDLGLSPSDNSPKSSLGDQSAENDIKSANSLSENRESPITQELCRKVSLGKLSGNMASASQQSTESKVTELDKRKPLTKSKDFLSPNAFQSLSTSVTVLVEKRCNAATEKSTNENKEMVVRRKKKPLHRSQSDLSGRWSRNSSDFSDLSSRVSRTSTEVERFFNEMGLESSILERMRHKFQIMHVNDDELFESISSIDSAERSSCSEASIGDKEKDKELKERNSVQTSIVEKNARIIKWLCNVKKARTNPRSETQSPQTKK, from the exons ATGTCAGAATTATTGTGTGTCAAGGTGGTAGAACAGATTACAAAGCTTATCATGTCTCTAGCTATCACCTCTATCAGCAACACTCCAGACAAAATCATCAACAAAGGAGCAGATTTCTTCAGGAGATCGAGTTCCAGTAACAGGGGACTATTTG atCGCAGAAGAAAGAGTGCTGTTGAATTGTTAAATGCCTCCAAAGGAGAATATGTGAAGAGTGTCAGTGTTCTGAAACAGAAACAGGAACTTAAACACCCAGAAAATCTTCATGTCAGTACTAG ACCCAAAAGTATCGTGTTGGGTGCTGAACCAAGGTCCAAATCAGATCTAGGATTGTCACCATCAGATAACAGTCCTAAATCATCCTTAGGGGACCAATCagctgaaaatgatataaaatcgGCAAATAGTTTGTCAGAAAATAGAGAGTCACCCATTACACAGGAATTATGTAGAAAAGTGTCACTGGGAAAATTGTCAGGAAACATGGCCTCGGCATCGCAACAATCGACAGAATCAAAAGTTACAGAACTAGACAAACGAAAacctttaacaaaatcaaaagatttCCTGTCACCAAATGCATTTCAATCACTCAGTACTTCAGTTACTGTTTTAGTGGAAAAACGATGTAATGCTGCAACCGAaaaatcaaccaatgaaaatAAAGAGATGGTGGTTAGAAGAAAAAAGAAACCATTGCATCGCTCTCAATCTGATCTTAGTGGACGATGGTCAAGAAACAGTTCAGATTTCTCTGATTTGAGTTCACGAGTCTCAAGAACTAGCACTGAGGTGGAACGATTTTTCAATGAAATGGGACTTGAAAGTAGTATATTGGAGAGAATGCGTCATAAGTTTCAGATCATGCATGTGAATGATGATGAATTATTTGAAAGTATTAGTTCTATAGACTCGGCTGAGAGAAGTTCATGTAGTGAGGCATCTATAGGGGATAAGGAAAAAGACAAAGAATTAAAGGAAAGAAATTCTGTACAGACTTCTATAGTAGAGAAAAACGCAAGAATTATTAAGTGGTTATGTAATGTGAAGAAAGCACGAACAAATCCAAGAAGTGAGACACAATCACCACAAACAAAGAAATAA